A region from the Acyrthosiphon pisum isolate AL4f chromosome A1, pea_aphid_22Mar2018_4r6ur, whole genome shotgun sequence genome encodes:
- the LOC103307982 gene encoding tigger transposable element-derived protein 4-like: MSRIRKDLSLAQKLDILDKIKLQPPGCNTRRLSEILGVSKSTIARIQLQEQFLREQALSQVTTRKRKREGKDADVDEALTQWFTLTTSRGVQVSGPILKAKSEDLARKLGNDEFKATDGWLSRWKVRHDIKFKRSHGEKASANSEYADEWKFTKLPQILAKFSLDDIYNADETGLYYRATPDGSLCFKHE, translated from the coding sequence ATGTCTCGTATACGTAAAGACTTATCGCTTGCGCaaaaattagatattctagacaaaattaaattacagcCACCAGGCTGTAATACTCGTCGTCTTTCGGAAATTTTAGGAGTATCAAAATCAACAATCGCGCGAATTCAACTACAAGAACAGTTTTTGCGAGAACAAGCTCTTAGCCAAGTGACAACGCGGAAAAGGAAACGAGAGGGTAAAGATGCAGATGTAGACGAGGCACTTACACAATGGTTTACACTGACTACTAGTCGGGGCGTTCAAGTGTCGGGCCCTATATTAAAAGCTAAATCCGAAGACCTTGCAAGGAAACTTGGTAATGACGAATTCAAAGCCACCGACGGTTGGTTATCTAGATGGAAAGTACGACacgatataaaatttaaaagatcaCATGGTGAAAAAGCTAGTGCAAATTCAGAGTATGCCGATGAAtggaaatttacaaaattaccaCAGATTCTTGCAAAATTTTCTCTCGATGATATTTATAACGCAGATGAAACAGGATTGTACTATCGTGCAACTCCAGATGGTTCTCTGTGTTTTAAACACGAATAG
- the LOC100569855 gene encoding uncharacterized protein LOC100569855 has product MLKFIGFVEYEGVGRIWSADKLKILCNVENDDGIQQIMMDVNVLISNGIDVEESQPVRICTNSQNIVQDDEPSFVDNTKDAFIWNKNLVTLLIETRIEMDTSFQGNKFKKNVLWTKVAEKLNTSFPNHAPVSADKCDSKWRNLWVTYKANVKKSNSVSA; this is encoded by the exons ATGCTTAAATTCATTGGATTCGTTGAATACGAAGGTGTTGGGCGTATATGGTCTGCagataaacttaaaatactgtGCAATGTAGAAAATG atgatGGTATCCAACAAATTATGATGGatgtaaatgttttaattagcaATGGGATCGATGTTGAAGAAAGTCAACCAGTAAGAATATGTACTAATTCACAAAACATAGTTCAGGACGATGAACCTTCTTTTGTCGACAACACTAAAG atgCATTTATATGGAACAAAAACCTTGTGACTTTGCTCATTGAGACACGTATTGAAATGGACACTTCCTTTCAAggaaacaaattcaaaaaaaatgtactatggACAAAAGTtgctgaaaaattaaatacatcttTTCCAAACCATGCACCTGTCAGTGCCGATAAATGTGATTCAAAATGGAGAAATCTCTGGGTTACTTACAAAGCTAACGTGAAAAAGTCAAATTCTGTGAGCGCTTGA